The Chitinophaga sp. H8 genome contains a region encoding:
- a CDS encoding linear amide C-N hydrolase: MKYFFPFFVLALLFIHQETQSCTRVVYKGPNGTIITARSMDWKDDIAANLWVFPRGMARNGEVGPQSLKWTSKYGSVVASAWDIATTDGLNEQGLVANVLWLVESNYPKFNPAGTKQGIAISAWAQYVLDNFATVKEAVNALKDEPFVIVSDYIPGTQKFTTLHLSISDAAGDNAIFEYINGKLVIHHDPSYTVMTNSPVFEEQLALNKYWKGIPGTIMLPGTNRAADRFVRASYYINAIPQTEDTRTAVASVFSVIRNCSVPFGISSETEPNISSTRWRSVADQKNKVYYFETVLTPNTFWVDLKKFNLQPGAKVMKLDLKAFSTFNGLSNANFKPAAPFKFMGI; encoded by the coding sequence ATGAAGTATTTCTTCCCTTTTTTTGTACTGGCATTACTTTTTATTCACCAGGAAACGCAATCCTGCACCAGAGTAGTATATAAAGGGCCTAATGGCACCATTATAACCGCCCGGAGTATGGATTGGAAAGATGATATTGCCGCTAACCTATGGGTATTTCCCAGGGGAATGGCCAGAAATGGAGAAGTAGGTCCCCAATCCTTGAAATGGACATCAAAATACGGCAGCGTAGTGGCCAGTGCCTGGGATATTGCAACAACAGACGGCTTAAATGAGCAGGGTCTGGTAGCCAATGTACTATGGCTGGTAGAATCCAACTACCCAAAATTCAATCCCGCCGGTACCAAACAAGGGATTGCGATTTCGGCCTGGGCACAATATGTCCTGGATAATTTTGCTACCGTAAAGGAAGCTGTGAATGCATTGAAAGACGAACCGTTTGTGATAGTAAGTGATTACATTCCAGGCACCCAAAAGTTTACCACCCTCCACCTGTCTATTTCAGATGCCGCTGGCGATAATGCCATATTTGAATATATCAATGGTAAACTGGTGATCCATCACGATCCTTCGTATACTGTAATGACCAATTCCCCCGTATTTGAGGAACAACTGGCCTTAAACAAATACTGGAAAGGTATTCCCGGCACCATTATGCTACCCGGTACCAACCGTGCCGCTGACCGGTTTGTGCGTGCCTCTTATTATATCAATGCTATCCCACAAACGGAAGATACCAGGACGGCAGTAGCCAGCGTGTTCAGTGTGATCAGAAATTGCTCTGTACCTTTTGGCATCAGCTCCGAAACAGAACCCAACATCTCCTCCACCCGCTGGAGATCTGTAGCAGATCAGAAAAATAAAGTCTATTATTTTGAAACGGTGCTAACCCCCAATACCTTTTGGGTAGACCTTAAAAAATTCAATTTGCAACCAGGCGCCAAAGTCATGAAACTGGATCTGAAAGCGTTCTCTACCTTCAATGGCTTGTCGAATGCCAACTTTAAACCGGCTGCTCCGTTTAAGT
- a CDS encoding DUF6934 family protein, giving the protein MIKINFDEIFEPIEVTPDLTGMKFYSILKNGDQVLLKVEIKSLADPLLPNVFNLAFGPSDEEEKIDDQVKLNHSDINKMFSTILLFSLTFLKVNPSVKIGIDGSNDVRAYLYHRMFLTNKNYLNEFFVTIGVDWYVRLLRDGTVERDHQGLAFFKPKPEPFDYQRTAIDLYRYYMFLLRPK; this is encoded by the coding sequence ATGATTAAGATAAACTTTGACGAAATATTTGAGCCGATTGAAGTAACTCCGGACCTGACGGGAATGAAATTTTACTCGATACTAAAGAATGGTGATCAGGTTTTATTGAAAGTCGAGATCAAATCATTAGCAGACCCATTACTCCCCAATGTATTCAACCTGGCATTTGGTCCATCAGATGAGGAGGAAAAAATAGATGATCAGGTCAAATTAAATCACTCAGATATCAATAAGATGTTTTCAACCATTTTATTATTCAGTTTGACCTTTTTAAAAGTCAACCCCTCTGTTAAAATTGGTATTGATGGTTCAAATGATGTCCGTGCTTATTTATACCATAGGATGTTTCTCACAAATAAAAATTACCTGAATGAATTCTTTGTGACAATTGGAGTAGATTGGTATGTCCGTTTGCTAAGAGATGGCACAGTGGAAAGAGATCATCAAGGTTTGGCTTTTTTCAAACCTAAACCAGAACCATTTGATTATCAACGAACAGCAATAGACCTTTATCGTTATTACATGTTCCTTTTAAGGCCTAAATAA
- a CDS encoding MmcQ/YjbR family DNA-binding protein: MISIQTFRTMAMSFPQTTELPHFEKTSFRVNKKIFATLSEKDKIACLKFSEIDQSSFCAYDPAIIYPVPNKWGKQGWTFIVLAKIKKEMLLDALTTAYCEVAPKHLAQPFLDAREQL, translated from the coding sequence ATGATAAGTATCCAGACATTCAGGACTATGGCGATGTCGTTTCCCCAAACGACCGAATTGCCGCATTTTGAAAAAACCTCCTTCCGCGTCAACAAGAAAATTTTTGCTACCCTTTCCGAAAAGGATAAAATCGCCTGTTTGAAATTTTCTGAGATAGATCAATCCTCCTTTTGCGCTTATGATCCTGCTATCATTTATCCTGTACCCAATAAATGGGGTAAGCAAGGCTGGACTTTTATTGTATTGGCCAAAATAAAAAAGGAGATGCTGCTGGATGCCCTCACCACCGCCTATTGTGAAGTAGCCCCCAAACACCTCGCCCAGCCATTTCTGGACGCCAGGGAACAATTGTAA